The Parashewanella spongiae genome has a window encoding:
- a CDS encoding N-acetylmuramic acid 6-phosphate etherase has protein sequence MAAISAHLLHETISPLVNDDLSKTLFSSFSGYEFKVNHHYSGKYHAQQAAFHNLPASLCLKTSIHPSNVLKHIPVALQSLITELKISPGVILGELKSDTRFVTSTVDDLNGLPKKVNHKSKLEFKRATSMSNIVGMEAVIPEAYLTSPKSRCEVLETEKELNGKALDTMEVKELLDGMIETYHTLASILLPHLDSILKLITVTKQVIQNGGRIFILGAGTSGRLAAECSSYKPSSIIAIPAGGKDAIFKCQKGAEDQYTAAWLALEEYQPNNKDIIVGLSASGSSPFVLGGLCISQSLGFKTASISCNKDSKIMKFADLSVEVPVGAEFITGSTRMKSGSAQLFILSLIALNIDNEEFNDLNSLQCLLTLLEQQTLRSKLFNTEMEKLILFGANALKNNGKIVYIGNDACGRLGIIDASECPPTFGVEELTVTGLIPDGDMTFKSAFNTTENVGLTEQLQKMKLNSTDLVVIISSSFHAQLKYDEISTCCDNSGATLSMIRVVEKQDDLASSTTNSVTLTLQISSRADREIITKMVIKQTLNMFTTAAMIRDGRVRGNRMAYMQRSNLKLQKREVQNLKSLSGLTSHQCGLLLSLFSNTAEAEERYLDAVKQHRQSL, from the coding sequence ATGGCAGCCATTTCTGCTCATCTGCTACACGAAACGATTTCACCTTTGGTAAATGATGATTTAAGCAAGACATTATTTTCTAGTTTTAGTGGCTATGAATTTAAGGTTAATCATCATTATTCTGGTAAATATCATGCTCAACAAGCAGCATTTCATAATCTACCAGCTTCACTTTGTTTAAAGACAAGTATTCATCCATCGAATGTTTTGAAACATATCCCAGTAGCCCTGCAATCACTCATTACCGAGCTTAAGATATCACCAGGTGTTATTTTGGGGGAATTAAAATCTGATACTAGGTTCGTAACTTCAACTGTTGATGATTTAAATGGTTTGCCGAAGAAGGTTAATCACAAAAGTAAATTAGAATTCAAAAGAGCAACGAGTATGTCTAACATTGTGGGCATGGAAGCGGTGATACCTGAAGCCTATTTAACTTCTCCTAAATCTCGTTGTGAGGTACTAGAAACAGAAAAAGAGCTAAATGGTAAGGCGTTAGACACAATGGAGGTGAAAGAGTTACTTGATGGAATGATTGAAACTTATCATACATTGGCTTCAATCCTATTACCGCATCTTGACTCCATATTGAAATTAATAACGGTTACAAAGCAGGTTATTCAAAATGGAGGACGCATTTTTATTTTAGGAGCAGGTACAAGTGGTCGATTAGCCGCTGAATGTTCAAGCTATAAGCCGAGCAGTATTATAGCAATACCTGCTGGTGGGAAAGATGCCATTTTTAAATGTCAAAAGGGTGCAGAAGATCAATATACTGCAGCATGGCTCGCATTAGAAGAATATCAACCGAATAATAAAGACATAATTGTTGGGTTGTCTGCTTCGGGAAGTTCTCCATTCGTGCTTGGAGGCCTATGTATTTCACAAAGCTTGGGTTTCAAAACGGCATCAATTTCCTGTAACAAAGATTCAAAAATTATGAAGTTTGCTGACCTGTCTGTTGAAGTTCCTGTGGGGGCTGAGTTTATTACTGGTAGCACGCGAATGAAGTCTGGGAGTGCTCAACTTTTCATTTTAAGTTTAATTGCGCTTAATATTGATAATGAAGAATTTAATGATCTTAATTCATTGCAATGTTTGCTGACCTTGCTTGAACAACAAACTCTTAGGTCTAAGCTATTTAACACTGAAATGGAAAAACTCATCCTTTTTGGTGCTAATGCACTGAAAAATAATGGTAAAATAGTTTATATAGGTAATGATGCTTGTGGTCGATTAGGAATTATTGATGCTTCTGAATGTCCTCCCACTTTTGGTGTTGAAGAACTGACAGTAACTGGACTTATTCCTGATGGTGATATGACATTTAAATCTGCATTTAATACCACTGAAAATGTTGGGTTAACGGAACAGCTTCAAAAAATGAAACTTAATTCTACTGATTTGGTTGTTATTATTTCTTCTTCGTTTCACGCACAACTTAAATATGATGAAATTTCAACATGTTGCGACAATTCTGGGGCGACACTTTCAATGATAAGGGTTGTAGAAAAACAAGATGATTTGGCGTCCAGTACAACCAATTCAGTTACTTTGACATTGCAAATAAGTAGTCGAGCTGATCGAGAAATTATTACTAAGATGGTAATAAAACAAACTTTGAATATGTTCACTACTGCGGCGATGATCCGTGACGGTAGAGTTAGAGGGAATAGAATGGCATATATGCAAAGGAGCAATCTTAAACTTCAAAAACGTGAAGTTCAAAATTTGAAAAGTTTATCAGGACTCACCTCTCATCAATGTGGGCTTTTATTGTCTTTATTCTCTAATACAGCGGAGGCTGAAGAGAGGTATCTTGACGCAGTTAAACAACACCGGCAAAGTTTATGA
- a CDS encoding helix-turn-helix domain-containing protein, with the protein MKRVVALSEFEIETLKAAVAHHPKHRSRTRAHAFLLSNKKFSIKQIADIFEVCEITVSNWITA; encoded by the coding sequence ATGAAAAGAGTCGTAGCACTTTCAGAATTTGAAATTGAAACATTGAAAGCAGCCGTAGCACATCATCCCAAACATCGTAGTCGAACCAGAGCACACGCATTTCTGTTAAGTAATAAGAAGTTTTCAATTAAACAGATAGCTGACATTTTCGAAGTTTGCGAAATTACAGTATCAAACTGGATTACCGCTTAG
- a CDS encoding ISKra4 family transposase, translating to MKLAYSNSLEFSFFSEAKLQFERIISHLEDEQVKQESHGEVEAYIDTEGTELLRCLLQGFLDIKTAEEPRQQVCSNRDIALNHLKNNCKRNLESLFGTVTMHRKGYSQRRCDSVFPMDGELNLSKDKYSDGVRLRLATEAVKGSYDDAVSSIDTTTGAHVPKRQARQIVQDIAQDFDGFYLQQRYLKPENTSDLLVLTMDGKGIVMQPNSLREGTQKAAKQQKLKGRLSAGEKKDRKRMAEVAAVYTTKPLHRTPESIMSRNDNSNVRPLRVPPRNKRVWASVERSAATVIEEAFLEALERDPTQSCQWVVLVDGHPHQLKQIYRVMKKLNINATVVMDFIHVLEYLWKAAWCLFEKDDPEVEDWIEKRATEILRGNASQVAKGLGISATKRKLKQREGINKCIGYLLKNKSRLEYGKALEQGFPIASGVIEGACRHLINDRLDITGARWSLEGAEAILKLRSLRSSGDIEKYWEYHKKQSKQRLYRCG from the coding sequence ATGAAACTAGCATACTCAAACTCACTCGAATTTTCATTCTTTTCTGAAGCCAAATTGCAATTTGAACGTATTATTTCGCACCTCGAAGACGAGCAAGTTAAGCAAGAGAGCCATGGAGAAGTTGAAGCTTATATCGATACCGAAGGAACTGAGTTGTTGCGGTGTTTATTACAGGGTTTCTTAGATATCAAAACCGCTGAAGAGCCCCGTCAGCAAGTTTGTTCCAACCGTGACATTGCATTGAATCATTTGAAAAATAACTGCAAACGAAACTTAGAAAGTTTATTTGGTACCGTAACGATGCATCGAAAAGGTTACAGTCAACGTCGGTGTGATAGCGTGTTTCCAATGGATGGTGAGCTGAATCTTTCGAAAGATAAATACTCTGATGGTGTACGCCTAAGACTCGCTACAGAAGCAGTCAAAGGCTCATATGATGATGCAGTAAGCTCAATAGATACCACCACAGGTGCGCACGTGCCCAAGCGACAAGCAAGGCAAATTGTGCAGGATATTGCACAAGATTTTGATGGTTTTTATCTCCAGCAGAGATACCTTAAGCCAGAAAATACATCTGATTTACTGGTATTGACTATGGATGGAAAAGGCATCGTTATGCAACCTAATAGCTTGAGAGAGGGCACGCAAAAAGCAGCGAAACAACAGAAGCTCAAAGGACGCCTAAGTGCTGGAGAAAAAAAAGACCGCAAACGAATGGCAGAAGTTGCAGCGGTATACACCACCAAGCCTTTGCATCGTACCCCAGAATCAATCATGTCTAGAAACGATAATTCAAATGTTCGTCCATTACGTGTGCCACCAAGAAATAAACGTGTGTGGGCAAGCGTAGAAAGAAGCGCTGCGACTGTGATTGAAGAAGCATTTTTAGAAGCTCTGGAACGAGACCCAACTCAAAGCTGTCAGTGGGTTGTACTCGTTGATGGTCATCCTCATCAGCTAAAACAAATTTATCGGGTGATGAAGAAACTCAACATCAATGCAACGGTGGTCATGGATTTCATCCATGTGCTTGAATATCTCTGGAAAGCGGCGTGGTGCTTATTTGAAAAAGATGATCCAGAAGTCGAAGATTGGATAGAAAAGCGAGCGACTGAAATCTTACGAGGTAATGCGTCACAAGTAGCAAAAGGCCTTGGGATCAGTGCAACAAAACGGAAATTAAAACAACGAGAAGGCATTAATAAGTGCATCGGTTATCTATTGAAAAATAAATCAAGATTAGAATACGGTAAAGCGTTAGAGCAAGGTTTCCCAATTGCTAGCGGTGTCATTGAGGGAGCTTGTCGTCATCTGATTAATGATAGGTTGGATATCACTGGAGCGAGATGGAGTCTTGAAGGTGCAGAAGCTATATTAAAACTTAGGTCGTTAAGATCGAGTGGTGATATTGAAAAGTATTGGGAGTATCACAAAAAGCAATCCAAACAGAGGTTATACAGATGTGGATAA
- a CDS encoding transposase, with the protein MRHSLKKQRNEVYFERAYDELVSCVEMEKEGVIDLYYFDESGFSQKSNLPYGWSEKGVAIECTAYQNSKKLNVLGFLSRQGKVVYHEVECTVNTDIYSEDTY; encoded by the coding sequence ATGAGACATTCACTTAAAAAACAGCGAAATGAAGTCTATTTTGAAAGAGCCTACGATGAATTAGTGAGTTGTGTAGAAATGGAAAAGGAAGGGGTAATAGATCTTTATTATTTTGATGAATCAGGCTTTTCCCAGAAGTCGAACTTACCGTATGGTTGGAGCGAAAAAGGCGTTGCTATTGAATGCACTGCATATCAAAACAGCAAGAAACTAAACGTACTTGGCTTTTTGAGTAGGCAAGGTAAGGTTGTTTACCACGAAGTTGAGTGCACAGTGAATACAGACATTTATAGTGAAGATACCTACTGA
- a CDS encoding type II toxin-antitoxin system RelE/ParE family toxin, with translation MAKIVWTEPALSDLNDIAEYIALNNITAAKTLVQNVFKSVERLEDFPSSGRIPPELQHLSYREVIVPPCRIFYKQDNSSIYILFVMREERDLRKFILDRSLS, from the coding sequence ATGGCTAAAATAGTTTGGACTGAACCAGCCTTATCAGACTTAAATGATATCGCCGAATATATTGCTTTAAACAATATCACAGCAGCCAAAACACTAGTTCAAAACGTTTTTAAAAGTGTCGAACGTTTAGAAGACTTTCCTAGCTCTGGACGAATTCCACCTGAGTTACAGCATTTAAGTTACCGAGAAGTAATCGTACCTCCATGTCGCATTTTCTATAAACAAGATAACAGTAGCATCTACATACTTTTTGTTATGCGTGAAGAGCGTGATTTACGGAAATTTATTTTAGATAGATCGCTTTCTTAA
- a CDS encoding type II toxin-antitoxin system Phd/YefM family antitoxin, which translates to MKVELVTALKRQATKILADLHLTKEPVLITEHGKPSAYLVDVEDYEFMQNRLTILEGIARGERAIIENRTSTLEEAKESMSKWLK; encoded by the coding sequence ATGAAAGTAGAACTTGTGACAGCACTTAAGCGCCAAGCTACAAAAATACTGGCAGATCTTCACTTGACCAAAGAGCCTGTACTTATCACCGAACATGGTAAGCCCTCTGCCTACTTAGTAGATGTGGAAGATTATGAATTCATGCAGAATCGACTTACGATTCTAGAAGGTATAGCTCGTGGTGAACGAGCAATTATTGAGAATAGAACTTCAACTCTTGAAGAAGCTAAGGAATCGATGTCTAAATGGCTAAAATAG
- the ltrA gene encoding group II intron reverse transcriptase/maturase: MRVYYSLYGRLLNKESLYNGFKKVWRAKGTAGIDEQSLEQFASNLSNEFDKLLIELKTKQYRPSAVKRVEIPKDDGGVRKLGIPTVRDRIVQQCLNDILSPIFEEQFHPSSYGYRPHRSGHDAINKATMFIRQYDLKHVVDMDLSKCFDLLDQELILTSISRRVKDGSILRLIKQFLESGVIVGGNWQATVTGSPQGGVISPLIANIYLDAFDQEMKRRNHRLVRYADDILILCHSRKGADNALKQATKLLEKDLKLTVNRSKTHITHSDDGVKFLGVEIGSNYTTIQAKKLKSFKVQLKALTKRNGGKPLQRVIKELNPKLRGFSQYFRIANASNEFKKLAAWLRRRLRSIQLRLWKKPGRLHRRLKQLGYKPPFKFIQMMK; this comes from the coding sequence ATGAGAGTTTATTACAGCTTGTATGGTCGCTTACTTAACAAAGAATCACTGTACAACGGATTTAAGAAAGTGTGGAGAGCCAAAGGCACTGCTGGAATTGATGAGCAGAGCTTAGAGCAATTCGCCTCAAATCTGAGTAACGAATTTGATAAACTTCTTATCGAACTCAAAACCAAGCAATACCGACCTTCAGCCGTCAAACGGGTAGAAATCCCGAAAGATGATGGTGGAGTGAGAAAGCTTGGGATACCAACGGTTCGAGACCGAATCGTACAACAATGCCTAAACGATATACTAAGTCCGATATTTGAAGAGCAGTTCCATCCATCAAGCTATGGATATCGACCACACAGAAGCGGCCATGATGCCATAAACAAAGCCACGATGTTTATCCGTCAATATGACTTAAAACATGTGGTGGATATGGATTTATCCAAATGCTTTGACTTACTCGACCAAGAGCTAATCTTAACGAGCATAAGCAGAAGGGTAAAAGATGGCAGTATCTTAAGGTTGATAAAACAGTTCCTTGAAAGCGGTGTTATCGTAGGAGGCAACTGGCAAGCAACAGTAACAGGAAGTCCACAAGGTGGCGTTATCAGTCCACTGATAGCGAATATCTACCTTGATGCCTTTGACCAAGAGATGAAACGTAGAAATCATCGATTGGTCAGATACGCAGATGATATCCTGATATTATGTCACAGTCGCAAAGGTGCAGATAATGCACTGAAGCAAGCGACAAAGCTACTTGAAAAAGACTTAAAGCTGACAGTAAATCGAAGCAAAACTCACATAACTCATAGTGATGATGGGGTAAAGTTTCTCGGAGTAGAGATTGGCAGTAACTATACGACAATCCAAGCTAAGAAACTGAAAAGCTTCAAAGTGCAGCTTAAAGCGCTCACCAAACGCAACGGTGGTAAGCCATTACAACGGGTGATAAAAGAGTTAAACCCGAAACTAAGAGGTTTTAGCCAATATTTTCGAATAGCGAATGCGAGCAACGAGTTCAAGAAGCTAGCCGCATGGTTAAGGCGACGACTGAGAAGCATACAATTAAGACTGTGGAAAAAGCCAGGTAGGCTACACCGCAGACTTAAGCAACTTGGTTATAAGCCACCATTTAAGTTCATTCAAATGATGAAGTAG
- the tuf gene encoding elongation factor Tu, translating into MAKEKFERSKPHVNVGTIGHVDHGKTTLTAAISHVLTKAFGGDVKDFAQIDNAPEERERGITINTSHIEYDTETRHYAHVDCPGHADYVKNMITGAAQMDGAILVVASTDGPMPQTREHILLSRQVGVPFIIVFMNKCDMVDDEELLELVEMEVRELLSEYEFPGDDLPVIQGSALGALNGEAQWEEKILELANALDTYIPEPERAIDGAFILPIEDVFSIQGRGTVVTGRVERGIIKVGDEVEIVGIKDTTSTTCTGVEMFRKLLDEGRAGENCGVLLRGTKRDEVERGQVLAQPGSITPHTTFESEIYVLSKEEGGRHTPFFKGYRPQFYFRTTDVTGTIELPEGVEMVMPGDNVQMVVTLIAPIAMDEGLRFAIREGGRTVGAGVVAKIVA; encoded by the coding sequence ATGGCTAAAGAAAAATTTGAACGTAGTAAACCCCATGTTAACGTAGGTACAATTGGTCACGTTGACCATGGTAAAACTACTCTAACTGCAGCGATCTCACACGTTTTAACCAAAGCTTTCGGTGGTGACGTTAAAGATTTCGCACAAATCGATAATGCTCCAGAAGAGCGTGAGCGTGGTATTACGATTAATACTTCTCACATCGAGTATGACACTGAAACTCGTCACTACGCACACGTAGACTGCCCAGGTCACGCGGATTATGTTAAAAACATGATTACTGGTGCGGCACAGATGGACGGCGCAATCCTAGTAGTAGCTTCTACAGATGGCCCTATGCCACAAACACGTGAGCACATCCTGCTTTCACGTCAGGTTGGTGTACCATTCATCATCGTATTCATGAACAAATGTGACATGGTTGACGATGAAGAGCTTCTAGAGCTAGTAGAAATGGAAGTTCGTGAACTTCTATCTGAATACGAATTCCCAGGTGATGACCTACCAGTTATCCAAGGTTCTGCATTAGGTGCACTTAACGGTGAAGCACAGTGGGAAGAGAAAATTCTTGAACTTGCTAACGCATTAGACACTTACATCCCAGAGCCAGAGCGTGCTATTGACGGTGCATTCATTCTTCCAATTGAAGATGTGTTCTCAATTCAAGGCCGTGGTACTGTTGTTACAGGTCGAGTTGAGCGCGGTATCATTAAAGTGGGTGACGAAGTAGAAATCGTTGGTATCAAAGATACGACTTCAACCACTTGTACTGGTGTTGAAATGTTCCGTAAGCTGCTTGACGAAGGTCGTGCTGGCGAAAACTGTGGTGTACTACTACGTGGTACTAAGCGTGATGAAGTTGAGCGTGGTCAAGTATTGGCACAGCCTGGTTCAATCACTCCACATACGACTTTCGAATCAGAAATCTATGTATTGTCAAAAGAAGAAGGCGGACGTCACACTCCATTCTTCAAAGGCTACCGTCCACAGTTCTACTTCCGTACAACTGACGTGACAGGTACTATCGAATTGCCAGAAGGTGTTGAGATGGTAATGCCTGGTGACAACGTACAAATGGTTGTTACTTTGATTGCTCCAATCGCGATGGACGAAGGTTTACGCTTCGCTATCCGTGAAGGTGGTCGTACTGTTGGTGCTGGTGTTGTAGCTAAAATTGTTGCTTAA
- the coaA gene encoding type I pantothenate kinase, producing MISAHSAHQALYQSFQRDQWSELRNSVPMTLNEKDLEQLKGINERLSLAEVTDIYLPLSRLLNLIIKSKQQRSRVLGQFLNNEQPKTPYIISIAGSVAVGKSTTARILQALLQQWPEHPKVELLTTDGFLYPLAELKQKGLMQRKGFPESYDMKMLVDFISDIKSGKANVNAPLYSHLSYDRITDKQQSVVQPDILILEGLNVLQTGLDSSIQTHQPFVSDFVDFSIYVDADYDLLKQWYIERFLQFRDGAFANKNSYFHHYASLNDPTANDIAENIWDTINGPNLVQNILPTRERAHLILRKGRDHLMNQVLLRK from the coding sequence ATGATATCTGCTCATTCAGCTCACCAAGCGTTATACCAATCTTTTCAGCGTGATCAATGGAGTGAGTTGCGTAACTCTGTGCCTATGACCCTTAATGAAAAAGATCTTGAGCAATTAAAAGGGATTAATGAGCGTCTATCACTGGCCGAAGTTACTGATATTTATTTGCCCTTAAGCCGATTATTAAACCTTATCATTAAATCTAAGCAGCAACGCAGTCGCGTTTTAGGCCAGTTTCTCAATAATGAACAACCAAAGACACCTTACATCATTAGTATTGCTGGAAGCGTTGCCGTAGGGAAAAGTACTACAGCGCGTATTCTTCAAGCATTGCTTCAACAATGGCCTGAACACCCTAAAGTGGAGTTATTGACTACGGATGGTTTTTTGTACCCGTTAGCGGAGTTAAAACAAAAAGGGTTGATGCAACGCAAAGGGTTCCCTGAAAGTTATGACATGAAAATGTTGGTAGATTTCATCTCTGATATAAAATCCGGTAAAGCCAACGTCAATGCACCTTTGTATTCTCACTTAAGCTATGACCGTATTACTGATAAACAGCAATCTGTTGTTCAGCCTGACATTCTGATCCTAGAAGGGTTAAACGTCTTACAAACAGGGCTTGATTCAAGCATCCAAACCCATCAACCGTTTGTATCAGACTTCGTCGATTTCTCCATTTACGTCGACGCCGATTATGATTTATTAAAACAGTGGTATATTGAACGCTTCTTACAGTTCCGTGATGGCGCGTTTGCAAATAAAAATTCCTATTTTCACCATTACGCTAGTTTAAATGATCCCACGGCCAATGACATTGCTGAGAATATTTGGGACACAATTAATGGCCCCAATTTAGTGCAAAACATCTTACCAACCCGCGAACGGGCGCATCTTATTTTACGTAAAGGCCGTGATCATTTAATGAATCAGGTGTTGTTGAGAAAGTAA
- a CDS encoding ankyrin repeat domain-containing protein, whose protein sequence is MNEQVACTNIRAVSGRTPLMAAAIQNNPQIIRLLVERGAKVDIKDDCGRNIYDLMKIFVTEDVIAFNGLSELLKGKGLEEVVSTNEKEMTDIKRHMEQRVYVQPALGSYSVLSIDSNGVKLTFKSFH, encoded by the coding sequence TTGAATGAACAGGTCGCATGCACAAATATTAGAGCCGTTTCCGGTCGTACTCCATTAATGGCGGCAGCAATTCAGAATAACCCTCAGATTATCCGACTATTAGTAGAGCGTGGAGCAAAAGTCGATATAAAAGATGATTGTGGTCGTAACATTTATGATTTGATGAAAATATTTGTAACAGAGGATGTTATAGCGTTTAATGGTCTTAGTGAACTATTGAAAGGTAAAGGCCTTGAAGAGGTTGTTTCCACCAACGAAAAAGAGATGACTGATATAAAGCGCCATATGGAACAGAGAGTTTATGTTCAGCCAGCCCTTGGTTCGTATTCGGTGCTTTCCATAGATAGTAATGGCGTTAAATTAACATTTAAAAGTTTTCATTAA
- the birA gene encoding bifunctional biotin--[acetyl-CoA-carboxylase] ligase/biotin operon repressor BirA, whose product MAEQWQRRRQILSVLNEQKTFVSGEDLAKQLGVTRATISNHIDALEQAGVGIYSVKGKGYKLEKPVPLIDGDALVHQIDNRCFYFDEIDSTNSFVLKHAEELKSGDICIAEYQSAGRGRRGRKWASPYGSHLYASMLWQFPQGMAQAMGLSLVVGCSLTAVLEKLGLSDVAVKWPNDVYLEGKKLAGILVEMSGQVDGECQVVIGTGVNLSMPTTAAEQIGQPWADIVSQQTLPDKTEFAIALHQQLKADIQAFEQSGLSAFVERWQQVDLYCDKPIKLLMADNVVEGICRGIDAQGALLLEVAGEVKAFVGGEITVRKVRLN is encoded by the coding sequence ATGGCTGAACAATGGCAGCGACGTCGCCAAATATTGAGTGTTCTCAATGAGCAAAAAACCTTTGTGTCAGGTGAAGATTTGGCAAAACAGCTTGGTGTCACTCGCGCGACCATAAGCAATCATATTGATGCACTGGAACAAGCAGGGGTTGGTATTTATAGCGTTAAAGGCAAAGGTTACAAGCTGGAAAAGCCAGTGCCACTGATTGATGGTGATGCACTAGTACATCAAATTGATAATCGCTGTTTTTACTTTGACGAAATTGATTCCACGAATAGCTTTGTACTCAAACATGCTGAAGAGCTAAAGTCAGGCGATATCTGTATTGCTGAATACCAAAGTGCTGGACGTGGTCGCCGTGGTCGTAAATGGGCGTCACCTTATGGCAGTCACTTATATGCGTCTATGTTATGGCAATTTCCTCAAGGTATGGCGCAAGCGATGGGGTTGAGTTTAGTGGTTGGTTGTTCGTTAACGGCCGTATTAGAAAAGCTGGGACTGAGTGATGTTGCAGTAAAGTGGCCAAATGATGTTTATCTTGAAGGCAAGAAGCTGGCAGGCATTTTAGTAGAGATGTCTGGGCAAGTCGATGGCGAATGCCAAGTTGTGATAGGCACTGGAGTTAACTTGTCGATGCCAACAACAGCGGCTGAACAAATCGGCCAACCGTGGGCTGATATTGTGTCACAGCAAACACTGCCGGATAAAACGGAGTTCGCTATTGCACTACACCAACAGCTTAAAGCTGATATTCAAGCATTTGAACAATCGGGTTTATCAGCGTTTGTTGAACGTTGGCAACAAGTGGATCTATATTGCGATAAACCGATTAAGCTTTTAATGGCTGATAATGTTGTCGAAGGTATTTGCCGTGGTATAGATGCCCAAGGCGCCCTGCTGTTAGAAGTCGCTGGTGAAGTAAAAGCGTTTGTTGGAGGTGAGATAACAGTTCGAAAAGTAAGGTTAAATTAA
- the murB gene encoding UDP-N-acetylmuramate dehydrogenase: MLGTQQSLTEFNTLGLAQRCRRFRRLCCDESILEFCQDVNNEKEALLVLGGGSNLVFTEDFNGVVIKIESTGITLTEDDDDYFLNIAAGESWPQLVESMVSKGINGLENLALIPGTVGAAPIQNIGAYGVEFEQVCDWVEFFNLETKTLHRLSAQDCQFSYRDSIFKKDLKNKTVILRVGLKLSKQWQPVLSYGPLKNLNSKTVTSKAIFNRVCEIRQSKLPDPSVIGNVGSFFKNPIVSNNDFQKLISQFPQLVSYPNDNGIKLAAGWLIDHAGLKGHTIGKVGVHDSQALVLVNHGGATGKEIIQLASFIAERILTVFGVKLEVEPRLIGKNGEIEFYG, translated from the coding sequence ATGCTTGGTACTCAACAATCCCTTACTGAATTTAACACACTTGGACTGGCACAGCGTTGTCGTCGTTTTCGCAGGCTTTGTTGTGATGAGTCAATTCTTGAGTTTTGCCAAGATGTTAATAATGAAAAGGAAGCGTTATTGGTGTTGGGTGGTGGCAGTAATCTGGTATTCACCGAGGACTTTAATGGCGTAGTCATCAAAATAGAATCTACAGGCATTACGCTCACAGAAGATGATGACGATTATTTTTTAAATATCGCTGCGGGAGAAAGTTGGCCTCAGTTAGTTGAGTCTATGGTGAGCAAAGGGATAAATGGGTTAGAGAATCTGGCCTTAATTCCGGGCACCGTCGGTGCAGCACCCATCCAAAATATTGGTGCTTATGGCGTCGAGTTTGAACAAGTATGTGACTGGGTTGAGTTTTTTAACCTTGAAACTAAAACCTTACACCGATTAAGTGCTCAAGATTGCCAGTTCAGTTATCGAGATTCTATTTTCAAGAAGGATTTAAAAAATAAAACCGTTATATTACGTGTCGGTCTTAAATTATCGAAACAATGGCAACCTGTGCTGAGCTATGGGCCGTTAAAAAACCTAAATTCTAAAACCGTTACGTCCAAGGCCATTTTTAATCGAGTGTGTGAGATCAGGCAAAGTAAACTTCCGGATCCGAGCGTGATAGGCAATGTAGGCAGCTTTTTTAAAAATCCAATTGTTTCAAATAACGACTTCCAAAAATTAATTAGTCAGTTTCCCCAATTAGTTTCATACCCCAATGATAACGGAATCAAGCTAGCAGCTGGCTGGCTTATCGATCACGCGGGGCTAAAAGGACACACTATAGGAAAAGTAGGCGTTCATGATTCACAAGCACTTGTGCTGGTCAATCATGGCGGTGCAACAGGAAAAGAGATTATTCAATTAGCAAGCTTTATCGCAGAAAGAATATTGACTGTTTTTGGCGTCAAGCTTGAAGTCGAGCCACGCTTAATCGGGAAAAATGGGGAGATTGAATTTTATGGCTGA